In Colias croceus chromosome 8, ilColCroc2.1, a genomic segment contains:
- the LOC123693895 gene encoding uncharacterized protein LOC123693895 codes for MDKLFKDKDSLEEFTVECDKIINHLFDHEDLVHHSNKILFNSVRKEIRDMICNTCCDLNKISNYLNDSGYEEEKVNYFLSAVEKKKNELLYLILLHHNSKQGETVALFDCALKLVCGTSELKTLKYPILQLALTTYNNTEQKQRLYDVDKNMLGKLIDLLESSK; via the exons AtggataaattatttaaggaTAAGGATTCACTTGAAGAGTTTACAGTA GAGTGCGACAAAATTATAAACCATTTGTTTGACCACGAAGATTTAGTGCATCatagtaacaaaattttatttaattcagtaAGAAAAGAAATACGCGACATGATTTGTAATACATGctgtgatttaaataaaatatcaaattatttgaACGACAGTGGATACGAGGAagaaaaagttaattattttttatcagcaGTAGAGAAGAAAAAGAACGAGTTGCTCTACTTAATATTACTTCATCATAATAGTAAACAAGGTGAAACAGTGGCTTTATTTGATTGCGCTCTTAAACTTGTTTGCGGCACCAGTGAGTTGAAGACCTTGAAATATCCAATTCTTCAGCTTGCTTTAacaacttataataataccGAACAAAAACAGAGATTGTATGatgttgataaaaatatgttaggGAAACTGATTGATCTTTTAGAAAGtagtaagtaa